Proteins from a single region of Halorubrum sp. 2020YC2:
- a CDS encoding FAD-dependent oxidoreductase: MSDSYVIVGDGIAGASAAETLREEAPDAEVTVLTDEGESLYNRILIKEYAKGKLPEAPISIHQEDWYDEHDVDLRLNTVVVDIDVENDAVHTHEGGTFEYDSLLLAIGGTPQQLPVENADADGIHHFWTFQDARRIKESVEGAEKGVIVGAGLLGIDFAAICGAQDVEAKYLMRGDNWWRYALSEEGAEIMHEAMRERGVEPVFGSGVDRFEVDDDGHVEAAVDPNGERYECDFAGVAIGLNFNTELVEDTPLELDDGIAVDEFMRTNVDNVFAAGDITTFNDLILGERAKNGSWGSAKEQGTVAARNMVEYGSEEFRWVSSYSITHFDFPFLSFGHPTLGDDSVEATTAEGEWRRVALKDGKVVGGVLIGDLSPQSAFKRLMREGRDVSDQTDRLMEPGFSVDDLAASTEQ; encoded by the coding sequence ATGAGCGATTCGTACGTGATCGTCGGTGACGGTATCGCGGGCGCGTCCGCGGCCGAGACGCTCCGCGAGGAAGCGCCCGACGCCGAGGTCACGGTTCTTACGGACGAGGGAGAGTCCCTCTACAACCGGATTCTGATCAAAGAGTACGCGAAGGGGAAACTCCCCGAGGCGCCGATATCGATCCACCAGGAGGACTGGTACGACGAACACGACGTGGACCTCCGGCTCAACACGGTCGTCGTCGACATCGACGTCGAGAACGACGCGGTCCACACCCACGAGGGAGGGACGTTCGAGTACGACAGCCTCCTGCTCGCGATCGGCGGCACCCCCCAGCAGCTCCCGGTCGAGAACGCCGACGCGGACGGGATCCACCACTTCTGGACGTTCCAGGACGCCCGCCGGATCAAAGAGAGCGTCGAGGGCGCGGAGAAGGGCGTCATCGTCGGCGCCGGCCTGCTCGGCATCGACTTCGCGGCCATCTGCGGCGCGCAGGACGTCGAGGCAAAGTACCTGATGCGCGGCGACAACTGGTGGCGCTACGCGCTCTCCGAGGAGGGCGCGGAGATCATGCACGAGGCGATGCGGGAGCGCGGCGTCGAGCCCGTCTTCGGCTCCGGGGTCGACCGCTTCGAGGTCGACGACGACGGCCACGTCGAGGCCGCGGTCGACCCGAACGGCGAGCGCTACGAGTGCGACTTCGCGGGCGTCGCCATCGGGCTGAACTTCAACACCGAACTCGTCGAGGACACGCCGCTGGAACTCGACGACGGCATCGCCGTCGACGAGTTCATGCGCACCAACGTCGACAACGTGTTCGCGGCCGGAGACATCACGACGTTCAACGACCTCATCCTGGGCGAGCGGGCGAAGAACGGCTCGTGGGGGTCGGCCAAAGAGCAGGGGACGGTCGCGGCCCGGAACATGGTCGAGTACGGCAGCGAGGAGTTCCGGTGGGTCTCCTCGTACTCGATCACCCACTTCGATTTCCCCTTCCTCTCCTTTGGCCACCCGACGCTCGGCGACGACTCGGTGGAGGCGACCACCGCCGAGGGCGAGTGGCGCCGCGTCGCGCTGAAGGACGGGAAGGTGGTCGGCGGTGTGCTCATCGGTGACCTCTCGCCGCAGTCCGCGTTCAAACGGCTGATGCGGGAGGGCCGCGACGTCAGCGACCAGACGGACCGCCTCATGGAGCCCGGCTTCTCGGTCGACGACCTGGCGGCCTCGACCGAGCAGTAA
- a CDS encoding MogA/MoaB family molybdenum cofactor biosynthesis protein encodes MTDHGDGSETGHHGDDEGHHHYGDDDSGHDHHHHDVESVAVAVVTVSSSRTADEDPAGDYVATAFEEAGHEVAVRELIPDDYDSVQGTVDRLARRKDTDAVVTTGGTGVTPDDVTPEAVRGLLAKPLPGFGELFRRLSYEEVGTRTVGSRATAGVVSATPVFCLPGSENAVRLGVDEVILPEIGHLVGLAGRGVDDEEADEGGATGHEEADEGGAADDGSTGGET; translated from the coding sequence ATGACCGACCACGGTGACGGTTCCGAGACCGGGCATCACGGCGACGACGAGGGGCATCACCATTACGGCGACGACGACTCCGGCCACGACCACCATCACCACGACGTGGAGTCGGTCGCGGTCGCGGTCGTCACGGTGTCGTCGTCGCGGACCGCGGACGAGGACCCGGCCGGCGACTACGTCGCGACCGCCTTCGAGGAGGCGGGCCACGAGGTCGCGGTCCGGGAGCTAATCCCGGACGACTACGACAGCGTTCAGGGGACCGTCGACAGGCTGGCCCGCCGGAAGGACACGGACGCGGTGGTGACGACCGGCGGCACGGGCGTCACGCCCGACGACGTCACGCCGGAGGCGGTCCGCGGACTGCTCGCGAAGCCGCTCCCCGGGTTCGGAGAGCTGTTCCGCCGGCTCTCCTACGAGGAGGTCGGCACGCGGACGGTCGGGTCGCGCGCGACGGCGGGAGTCGTCTCCGCGACGCCCGTGTTCTGTCTCCCCGGCTCCGAGAACGCGGTCCGGCTCGGCGTCGACGAGGTGATCCTCCCCGAGATCGGCCACCTCGTCGGCCTCGCGGGGCGGGGGGTCGACGACGAGGAAGCAGACGAGGGCGGAGCGACGGGTCACGAGGAAGCAGACGAGGGCGGAGCGGCCGACGACGGATCGACGGGCGGCGAAACCTGA
- a CDS encoding PAS domain S-box protein → MSSGSQRPPAGFFASFVEGCSDPVVSVDRTGTVVYANPATEAVLGYDPSDLRGRDLASLVASEAADGRARSVSERFARVEGLDERGSFSVPVRHADGHTVTFSVRFHEHAAGGDPGGGGSDGDADAATGDTDAVYTGVFRDGVEEVGRTVTETFRNLVEHAGHAIYVTDTDGTIEYANPAFTDHTGYDADEALGETPAILNSGEMPDEYYDGLWSTLLDGEVWEGEIIDRRRDGETYHAHQTIAPVIGDDDEVSRFVAIQTDVTARKAAMGQLKQYRDIVERLDDPVLLQNRDGEFELLNGAVSEFAGVDRGALYGTDEFAFMDAETAAEVDERRREVLETEGAAEYEISPTFPESDREATFSTQRYPYYDADGDLAGTFAICRDITDRKVRERELERYERAINGATDLIAAVDRDGRLLFANPQYREYHGLGGRDVTDLTLADVVPEEGYEDVERQVECALRGEPVEYRTTRTHPTRGRRTFDVRYYPLDSPDGEAPAGVVGVLRDVTDSENRARQLRVVDRVLQHNLRNALTVVRGRAEQIAAGTAEPADAAEYIVSRADDLLRTSEKAHHITEILSDAPETEPVDAGRVVRQVVAARAEEFPSASVDVSVPDDGVATALATTWLSRAVDELVRNAVEHHDRDRPTVAVSVEPRSDAIDIRVEDDGPGLTGMNRDVLVDGTAVDALYHGSGLGLWLVYWVVQQSGGSAAVADAEPRGTVVTLTFPRAGD, encoded by the coding sequence ATGTCATCCGGATCGCAACGGCCTCCGGCCGGCTTCTTCGCCTCCTTCGTCGAGGGGTGCTCCGATCCGGTCGTCTCCGTCGACCGAACTGGGACGGTGGTCTACGCGAACCCCGCCACCGAGGCGGTCCTCGGGTACGACCCGTCCGACCTCCGCGGCCGCGACCTCGCCTCCCTCGTCGCCTCCGAGGCGGCGGACGGGCGCGCCCGGTCGGTCAGCGAGCGGTTCGCACGGGTCGAGGGACTCGACGAGCGCGGGAGCTTCTCGGTCCCCGTCCGACACGCGGACGGCCACACCGTGACCTTTTCCGTCCGGTTCCACGAACACGCCGCCGGAGGCGACCCGGGAGGCGGCGGAAGCGACGGCGACGCCGACGCGGCGACGGGCGACACAGACGCCGTCTACACGGGGGTATTTCGGGACGGCGTCGAGGAGGTGGGCCGCACGGTGACCGAGACGTTCCGGAACCTCGTCGAACACGCCGGCCACGCCATCTACGTCACCGACACCGACGGGACCATCGAGTACGCCAACCCGGCGTTCACCGACCACACCGGCTACGACGCGGACGAAGCCCTCGGCGAGACGCCGGCGATCCTCAACTCCGGCGAGATGCCCGACGAGTACTACGACGGGCTGTGGTCGACGCTGCTGGACGGCGAGGTGTGGGAAGGGGAGATAATCGATCGCCGGCGGGACGGCGAGACGTACCACGCCCATCAGACCATCGCGCCCGTCATCGGCGACGACGACGAGGTGTCCCGGTTCGTCGCGATCCAGACGGACGTCACGGCGCGGAAGGCGGCGATGGGGCAGTTGAAACAGTACCGTGACATCGTCGAGCGGCTCGACGACCCGGTTCTCCTCCAGAACCGCGACGGCGAGTTCGAACTGCTGAACGGTGCGGTGAGCGAGTTCGCGGGCGTCGACCGCGGGGCGCTGTACGGCACCGACGAGTTCGCGTTTATGGACGCGGAGACGGCGGCCGAGGTCGACGAGCGCCGGCGGGAGGTACTCGAAACCGAGGGAGCAGCCGAGTACGAGATCTCACCGACGTTCCCCGAGAGCGACCGGGAGGCGACGTTCAGCACGCAGCGGTACCCCTACTACGACGCCGACGGCGACCTGGCCGGGACCTTCGCCATCTGCCGCGACATCACCGACCGGAAGGTTCGCGAGCGGGAGTTGGAGCGGTACGAGCGCGCGATCAACGGTGCGACGGACCTCATCGCCGCGGTCGACCGCGACGGGCGGCTGCTGTTCGCGAACCCGCAGTACCGCGAGTACCACGGGCTCGGCGGCCGCGACGTGACGGACCTGACCCTCGCCGACGTCGTTCCCGAGGAGGGCTACGAGGACGTCGAGCGGCAGGTGGAGTGCGCGCTCCGGGGCGAGCCGGTGGAGTACCGGACGACGCGGACGCACCCGACCCGCGGCAGGCGGACGTTCGACGTTCGGTACTACCCGCTCGACAGCCCGGACGGGGAGGCGCCCGCCGGGGTCGTCGGCGTGCTTCGAGACGTGACCGACAGCGAAAATCGCGCGCGGCAGCTCCGGGTCGTCGACCGCGTCCTCCAGCACAACCTCCGGAACGCGCTGACGGTCGTCCGGGGGCGCGCGGAACAGATCGCGGCGGGGACCGCAGAGCCAGCGGACGCGGCCGAGTACATCGTGTCTCGGGCCGACGACCTCTTACGGACGAGCGAGAAGGCCCACCACATCACCGAGATACTGAGCGACGCGCCGGAGACCGAACCGGTCGACGCCGGGCGGGTCGTCCGACAGGTCGTCGCCGCGCGGGCCGAAGAGTTCCCGAGCGCGTCGGTCGACGTCTCGGTGCCGGACGACGGGGTCGCGACGGCGTTGGCGACGACGTGGCTCTCGCGGGCGGTAGACGAGTTGGTCCGAAACGCGGTCGAACACCACGACCGGGACCGACCGACGGTCGCGGTGTCGGTCGAACCCCGCTCCGACGCGATCGATATCCGCGTCGAGGACGACGGGCCGGGGCTGACCGGCATGAACCGAGACGTCCTCGTCGACGGGACGGCGGTCGACGCCCTGTACCACGGCAGCGGTCTCGGGCTGTGGCTCGTCTACTGGGTCGTCCAGCAGTCGGGCGGCTCCGCCGCGGTCGCGGACGCGGAGCCCCGCGGCACCGTCGTGACGCTCACCTTCCCCCGAGCCGGCGACTGA
- a CDS encoding DUF1684 domain-containing protein encodes MASSEGDDDWAGQVEAQRQAKAEHFRDSGRSPLPVSMRGDAFPGLAYFDPDPAYRFRLPLHEHDEKETVTVETTADGEQTYHRWGEFRFEVDGESTTLQAYRPADGDDRFWVPFRDATSGEATYGAGRYLDLEPDRDRVDGEWVVDFNQAYNPTCAYNHAYECPLVPTENWLDVAIEAGEKDFPAEPAGADH; translated from the coding sequence ATGGCATCGAGCGAGGGCGACGACGACTGGGCGGGGCAGGTCGAGGCGCAGCGGCAGGCGAAGGCCGAACACTTCCGCGATTCGGGGCGCTCGCCGCTGCCGGTCTCGATGCGGGGCGACGCGTTCCCCGGGCTGGCGTACTTCGATCCGGACCCGGCGTACCGGTTCCGCCTCCCGCTTCACGAGCACGACGAGAAGGAGACAGTCACCGTCGAGACGACCGCCGACGGGGAGCAGACGTACCACCGCTGGGGCGAGTTCCGGTTCGAGGTCGACGGGGAGTCGACGACGCTCCAGGCGTACCGCCCCGCCGACGGCGACGACCGGTTCTGGGTGCCGTTCCGCGACGCGACCAGCGGCGAGGCGACGTACGGCGCCGGCCGGTACCTCGACTTAGAGCCCGACCGCGACCGCGTCGACGGGGAGTGGGTGGTGGACTTCAATCAGGCGTACAACCCGACGTGCGCGTACAACCACGCGTACGAGTGCCCGCTCGTCCCGACGGAGAACTGGCTCGACGTCGCGATTGAGGCCGGCGAGAAGGACTTCCCCGCGGAGCCGGCCGGCGCGGACCACTAA
- a CDS encoding DUF6149 family protein: protein MKIRQNIRHWAAKKALTTPVVGDVANDKLVDLHTSIFLNKADEDRREERRDHLDSFFDATMDTYVAALEAGFPEAEAREITHVQANFDFFNHGWTEMMEIPGDELEAHYRRYESFFTRYSITIDDPLGEFRPPEGVVEAPETAEKLDSPEYENALAGFADDVYVETDEGETVVGGDTEEPDEVDAAAAPGLDEDEASA, encoded by the coding sequence ATGAAAATCCGGCAGAACATCCGCCATTGGGCCGCGAAGAAGGCGCTGACCACGCCGGTCGTGGGCGACGTCGCCAACGACAAGCTCGTCGACCTCCACACGAGTATCTTCCTCAACAAGGCCGACGAAGACCGACGCGAGGAGCGCCGCGACCACCTCGACAGCTTCTTCGACGCGACGATGGACACGTACGTCGCCGCCTTGGAGGCCGGGTTCCCGGAGGCGGAGGCCCGCGAGATCACCCACGTTCAGGCGAACTTCGACTTCTTCAACCACGGCTGGACGGAGATGATGGAGATCCCCGGCGACGAGCTAGAGGCCCACTACCGCCGGTACGAGTCCTTCTTCACCCGGTACTCGATCACGATCGACGACCCGCTGGGCGAGTTCCGCCCGCCGGAGGGCGTCGTTGAGGCGCCGGAGACGGCCGAGAAACTCGACTCGCCGGAGTACGAGAACGCGCTGGCCGGCTTCGCGGACGACGTGTACGTCGAGACCGACGAGGGCGAGACGGTCGTCGGCGGCGACACGGAGGAGCCGGACGAGGTCGACGCTGCGGCCGCGCCCGGACTCGACGAGGACGAGGCGAGCGCCTGA
- the trpG gene encoding anthranilate synthase component II, which yields MKVVVVDNFDSFTYNLVEYVSDQTVDGEPVAVEVFKNTASLDDIEAADPDAVIISPGPGHPKNERDVGVTMPVLRDLSQRVPTLGVCLGLEAAVHEYGGTVGHAPEPVHGKAFPVEHDGEGVFRGLDQGLRAGRYHSLAATEVPDAFAVTATTDHDGEEIVMGIRHRERPIEAVQFHPESVLTGSGHDLVRNFLTGV from the coding sequence ATGAAGGTCGTCGTCGTCGACAACTTCGACTCGTTCACGTACAACCTCGTCGAGTACGTCTCCGACCAGACGGTCGACGGGGAGCCGGTCGCCGTCGAGGTGTTCAAGAACACCGCGTCGCTCGACGATATCGAGGCCGCGGACCCCGACGCGGTGATCATCAGCCCCGGCCCGGGGCACCCGAAGAACGAGCGCGACGTGGGCGTGACGATGCCGGTGTTGCGCGACCTCTCGCAGCGGGTGCCGACGCTCGGCGTGTGCCTCGGCCTGGAGGCCGCCGTCCACGAGTACGGCGGGACCGTCGGGCACGCGCCCGAGCCGGTCCACGGCAAGGCGTTCCCGGTCGAGCACGACGGAGAGGGCGTGTTCCGCGGACTCGACCAGGGGCTTCGGGCCGGCCGGTACCACTCGCTGGCGGCCACCGAGGTGCCCGACGCGTTCGCCGTGACGGCCACTACGGACCACGACGGCGAGGAGATCGTGATGGGGATCCGGCACCGCGAGCGCCCGATCGAGGCGGTACAGTTCCACCCGGAGAGCGTGTTGACCGGGTCGGGCCACGACCTCGTCCGGAACTTCCTCACCGGCGTCTGA